Proteins encoded within one genomic window of Rubritalea squalenifaciens DSM 18772:
- a CDS encoding metal ABC transporter ATP-binding protein has protein sequence MRALENISFRTSCGNRVALVGPNGAGKSTLIKSIAGLLRKSSGRISWRGTPVRKWSSEFAYLPQREDVDWDFPITVRGLVEMGRYPQLGFWRKYSDRDAEAVHEALDLLDLLDLQHRQIKELSGGQQQRAFIARSIAQEAHVLLLDEPFTGLDRTSSNSLADLLEKLAHEGRLIISSHHDMGTVKTIFNQVLLLNRKQVGFGPVDELITPDTLNSLFTH, from the coding sequence GTGCGTGCGCTGGAGAACATTTCGTTTCGCACATCTTGCGGTAACCGTGTAGCCCTCGTTGGTCCCAACGGTGCGGGTAAATCTACACTCATCAAATCCATCGCCGGCCTGCTCAGGAAGTCCTCAGGCAGAATCAGCTGGCGCGGCACCCCGGTTCGCAAGTGGTCATCGGAGTTTGCCTATCTTCCACAACGCGAGGATGTCGACTGGGATTTCCCAATTACTGTGAGAGGCCTCGTGGAAATGGGCCGCTATCCCCAGCTAGGATTCTGGCGCAAGTATTCAGATCGAGATGCGGAAGCAGTACATGAGGCCCTGGATCTACTGGATCTACTCGACCTGCAGCACCGTCAGATCAAAGAACTCTCCGGCGGCCAGCAGCAACGTGCATTTATCGCACGCTCCATCGCTCAGGAAGCCCATGTCCTTCTCCTCGATGAACCTTTCACTGGTCTGGACCGCACCTCGTCAAACTCACTGGCTGACCTACTGGAAAAGCTAGCTCATGAGGGGCGCCTCATCATTTCTTCCCATCACGACATGGGCACAGTGAAGACCATCTTCAACCAAGTGCTCCTCCTCAACCGCAAACAGGTTGGATTCGGCCCCGTGGATGAACTCATCACCCCGGATACCCTGAACTCACTTTTCACCCACTAA
- a CDS encoding voltage-gated chloride channel family protein, translating into MTSRIQQLRSALIWLALIIPSAMLIGSICAGFLMSLHYVTDARFASPWFIYLLPLGGLLVGLLYHHFGGKSDEGNNLIMDQIHAPGGGVPTRMAPLVFLGTIITHLFGGSAGREGTAVQIGGSIASTLCRRLRLDPDSVKVLLMCGIAAGFGAVFGTPIAGAIFALEVLMIGRIRYESLLPCLIAAITADWTCRLWGAHHTHYAISYLTSIDPPSAFFHLELGIFLKVMLAAVLFGLAGTLFAKLTHGIGHVFKSTIKYPPLRPFIGGFIVIGLFLLVGTPDYLGLGVWSNNPDAVTISSLLSSPEIHHWSWFWKLLFTAITLGAGFKGGEVTPLFFIGAALGNVLAWVLNAPPSLFAAIGFVAIFAGATNTPIACTIMGIELFGATHGIYLAIACLIAYYASGHSGIYMSQRIAIPKFNDQDLAPEITLKELHSKKNKRNK; encoded by the coding sequence ATGACCAGCAGAATCCAACAACTCCGCTCCGCCCTCATCTGGCTCGCTCTCATCATCCCCTCAGCCATGCTGATTGGCTCCATCTGTGCAGGCTTCCTCATGAGCTTGCATTACGTCACCGACGCACGCTTTGCCTCCCCATGGTTCATTTACCTCCTTCCACTAGGCGGTCTCCTTGTCGGTTTACTCTATCATCACTTTGGAGGTAAATCTGATGAGGGAAACAACCTCATCATGGATCAGATCCATGCCCCTGGAGGAGGCGTCCCGACCCGTATGGCTCCGCTGGTTTTCCTGGGCACGATCATTACCCACCTCTTTGGCGGTTCTGCTGGACGAGAGGGTACAGCGGTGCAAATAGGAGGAAGCATCGCGAGCACGCTCTGTCGCAGACTCAGACTAGATCCAGACTCTGTCAAAGTCCTGCTTATGTGTGGAATTGCGGCAGGCTTTGGAGCCGTTTTCGGCACCCCCATAGCCGGAGCGATCTTCGCACTGGAAGTCCTTATGATCGGCCGCATCCGTTACGAGTCACTGCTTCCCTGTCTCATTGCAGCCATCACCGCAGACTGGACCTGCCGTCTCTGGGGCGCGCATCACACACATTACGCCATCTCCTACCTCACCAGCATTGATCCTCCATCCGCCTTCTTTCACCTGGAGCTGGGGATATTCCTCAAGGTCATGCTCGCCGCCGTTCTCTTCGGCCTGGCTGGCACGCTCTTCGCCAAACTCACGCACGGCATTGGCCACGTCTTCAAATCGACGATCAAATACCCACCACTACGCCCCTTCATTGGCGGCTTCATCGTGATAGGTCTCTTCCTTCTTGTGGGTACACCGGATTACCTCGGGCTTGGTGTGTGGTCAAACAATCCGGACGCCGTCACCATCTCCTCGCTGCTCAGCTCACCGGAGATCCATCACTGGAGTTGGTTCTGGAAACTGCTCTTCACAGCCATCACCCTTGGAGCCGGCTTTAAAGGCGGTGAAGTTACTCCACTTTTCTTTATCGGCGCCGCTCTGGGAAATGTGCTGGCCTGGGTACTCAATGCTCCTCCGAGTCTCTTCGCAGCCATCGGCTTTGTCGCCATCTTTGCTGGCGCCACCAATACCCCCATCGCCTGCACCATCATGGGAATCGAACTCTTCGGTGCCACCCACGGCATCTACCTTGCCATTGCTTGCCTGATAGCCTATTACGCCAGTGGCCACTCTGGCATCTACATGTCTCAGCGTATCGCGATACCTAAATTCAACGATCAAGACCTGGCCCCCGAAATCACTCTCAAGGAGCTCCACTCCAAGAAAAACAAGCGGAACAAATAA
- a CDS encoding metal ABC transporter permease: MDLLNEILENHFLQNAILGAALIGFANGFFSGFVNLRKDALAVSALAHTMLPGIAVAVLITGSLSQTSAFIGALIACLVVGLGSVVVSRNSRIPHDTALSVIYTTTFAGGLALLPHLPVANSLHDWLFGNIIHISQEDLKMVFIISSITLVLCTLFMRPILLTLFEPNVAAAQGVPTRTIQYLTFTLLILMLVASLQAVGTILSAALLVAPATIMLLFTNRTSLIFWGGAFIGCISGVGGILLALALDIQAGPAIILLLGILFLLAFLFSPRYGILFRKTAHSR, encoded by the coding sequence ATGGATCTGCTCAACGAAATCTTGGAGAATCACTTCTTGCAGAATGCCATTCTCGGGGCGGCACTCATTGGCTTTGCCAATGGCTTCTTTTCTGGATTCGTCAACCTGCGCAAGGACGCACTCGCCGTCTCCGCCCTAGCACACACCATGCTCCCGGGTATTGCTGTAGCAGTACTCATCACAGGCTCACTCAGCCAGACCAGTGCCTTCATAGGCGCACTCATCGCCTGCCTCGTAGTTGGTCTTGGCTCTGTCGTGGTGAGCCGAAACTCCCGTATCCCCCACGACACAGCCCTCTCCGTCATCTACACCACAACCTTTGCTGGTGGTCTCGCACTTCTGCCTCACCTCCCGGTGGCAAACAGTCTACACGATTGGCTATTCGGCAACATCATCCACATCTCGCAGGAAGATCTGAAAATGGTCTTCATCATCAGCTCCATCACTCTGGTTCTCTGCACACTCTTCATGCGCCCTATTCTGCTCACCCTGTTTGAGCCTAACGTAGCCGCTGCCCAGGGCGTCCCTACCCGCACGATCCAGTACCTCACCTTCACTTTGTTGATTCTGATGCTGGTAGCTTCACTCCAAGCGGTAGGCACCATCCTCTCTGCAGCACTTCTGGTTGCCCCCGCCACCATCATGCTTCTCTTTACGAACCGCACCTCTCTCATTTTCTGGGGAGGCGCCTTCATTGGCTGCATCTCTGGCGTTGGTGGCATTCTACTAGCACTGGCCTTGGACATTCAGGCAGGCCCCGCCATCATCCTACTTCTCGGCATCCTATTCCTGCTGGCCTTCCTCTTCTCTCCCCGCTACGGTATTCTTTTCAGAAAAACAGCCCACAGTCGCTGA
- a CDS encoding S8 family serine peptidase has product MKKRFIVTLASGAFLSLVLWKLSSDPSPQSPVGTPQATSGHESSSPQQVSTPELAEGDNPEMLQQVTGKELAEFQQRNLTSVQKERLDLSKRFDVQEVQKVVWLDPASERSRRRIRFVKANFKYPNLLFEEVVTTDPDTGETIVRTTRSAVADHLTVGLNDNVDPSVVAEALQGLGYTIRKQRPYYLIAELQNYTAPNAHEINIAKIEKNLPNLVKFADYDNLRYSAATFPNDPRFSEVYGLDNTGQTGGTSDADIDAPEAWDTRSSAADIVVAVVDTGIRRTHQDLSANIWTNPTNPSEWGIDAVDGDPNPDDEQGHGTHVAGTIGAVGNNGLGVTGVAWDVQLMTCRVLGADGTGTNSDIVDGYEYARTKGAHLINASLGGPQADQLAFEAIQRCLNDNMVFVAAAGNDAANNDTTGSFPANYDLGNIVSVAAINHDDALATFSNYGATKVDIAGHGVDILSTSFTGDDKYELNSGTSMATPQVAGAVALAYAQFPGAGYSEIIARLYGFSTPIPSLNGKIATGSKLNLNLLLNGTLDVDNDNFADAITIPDLGGSYTIIDMNIATREQFEDELNLKSDKTGSHSAWYQWTAPHTGKGMITTTATTGPALATLFLGDSIETLEKVYSTTDIVTSSPKKSYTFPISFEAGQVFTIMMDAKDTTTTNQGSISLVVYPDNDHISNAIVVTDPAFSTNGNNSNATIQHFEIDGSRDAGAIDHGFGSGISVWWKWRAPFTGNTTISASGPQGVGVAVYKGWPLTAGGTKSEGPWIAVTEESTAGDTKSFEAKKGTIYYIVVDSTNPGDITLTNTPSVSLLSINTVGNGSLSQSLSAPQYYTGDIVEFTPSAAPGWSFAGWQGIDSVDTTTGVASVTMATDRTVTAVFEQTLDAWKELHFGSELAASINNYDDPDKDGLTNLQEYLHGSDPLNASDNGKVESHLTDDCLCIIYWKNIGAVSPLNIVPEHSSNMSDWLSEGITEEVLESTSQRVKIKAMLPMEEGENGFIRLNYVE; this is encoded by the coding sequence ATGAAAAAACGCTTCATTGTAACTCTCGCATCCGGAGCCTTCCTGAGTCTTGTACTCTGGAAGTTAAGCTCCGATCCGTCACCTCAATCCCCGGTCGGCACACCCCAGGCCACCAGTGGTCATGAGAGCTCATCACCTCAACAAGTCAGCACCCCAGAACTGGCTGAGGGTGACAATCCAGAGATGTTACAGCAGGTCACAGGCAAGGAACTTGCCGAATTTCAACAACGCAATTTAACAAGTGTGCAAAAAGAAAGGCTTGACCTCTCCAAGCGATTCGATGTCCAGGAAGTTCAGAAAGTGGTCTGGCTAGATCCTGCTTCCGAGCGCAGCAGAAGACGTATCCGTTTCGTTAAGGCAAACTTCAAGTACCCAAATCTCCTCTTCGAAGAGGTGGTTACCACAGATCCTGATACCGGAGAAACTATCGTTCGCACGACAAGAAGTGCCGTTGCAGATCACCTTACGGTCGGCCTCAATGACAATGTTGACCCAAGCGTTGTTGCCGAAGCATTACAGGGCCTCGGCTACACAATCCGTAAACAACGTCCATACTACCTCATTGCTGAGCTACAAAACTATACAGCTCCGAATGCACACGAGATCAACATCGCCAAGATCGAGAAGAATCTCCCCAATCTCGTCAAATTTGCAGACTACGACAACCTTCGATACAGCGCAGCCACTTTCCCCAACGATCCTCGTTTCAGTGAAGTATACGGACTAGACAATACGGGTCAGACAGGTGGCACGAGCGATGCTGACATCGATGCACCTGAAGCATGGGACACTCGCAGTAGTGCAGCTGACATCGTGGTAGCCGTAGTCGATACTGGTATCAGACGCACCCACCAAGACCTCAGCGCAAACATTTGGACAAACCCTACCAACCCAAGTGAATGGGGTATTGATGCTGTTGATGGCGATCCCAACCCTGATGATGAACAAGGCCACGGTACGCACGTCGCAGGGACTATCGGGGCTGTTGGTAACAACGGCCTTGGGGTAACTGGTGTCGCTTGGGACGTTCAACTCATGACTTGCCGAGTACTGGGTGCTGATGGCACGGGAACAAACTCAGACATCGTTGACGGCTATGAATATGCCCGTACTAAAGGCGCCCACCTCATCAACGCAAGTTTGGGAGGCCCTCAGGCGGATCAGCTTGCGTTTGAAGCCATCCAGAGATGCTTGAATGACAACATGGTTTTCGTAGCTGCTGCAGGCAATGATGCAGCGAACAACGATACTACCGGCAGCTTTCCAGCGAACTACGATCTTGGCAACATTGTGTCAGTTGCCGCAATCAATCATGACGACGCTCTCGCGACATTCTCCAACTACGGTGCAACCAAGGTTGATATTGCTGGTCACGGTGTGGACATTCTCTCAACCTCATTTACTGGTGACGACAAGTATGAACTAAACAGCGGCACATCCATGGCAACCCCACAGGTGGCTGGTGCAGTAGCACTTGCTTACGCTCAGTTCCCAGGAGCTGGTTACAGCGAGATTATTGCACGCCTGTATGGCTTCTCCACACCGATTCCATCCTTGAACGGCAAAATCGCTACCGGTAGTAAACTGAACCTCAATTTATTGCTTAATGGCACACTTGACGTAGATAACGACAACTTTGCCGACGCCATAACCATCCCTGACTTGGGCGGCTCATACACGATCATCGATATGAACATCGCTACACGCGAACAATTCGAGGATGAGCTAAATCTCAAATCAGATAAAACAGGATCCCACAGTGCTTGGTATCAGTGGACTGCCCCTCACACAGGTAAGGGCATGATCACAACTACAGCCACTACCGGTCCTGCACTTGCTACCTTATTCCTTGGCGACTCCATCGAAACTCTTGAAAAGGTCTACAGCACAACAGACATCGTAACATCCTCTCCCAAGAAGAGTTACACCTTCCCTATCAGTTTCGAAGCTGGTCAAGTATTCACCATCATGATGGATGCCAAGGATACGACCACCACCAACCAAGGAAGTATCTCGCTTGTGGTGTATCCTGATAACGACCATATCTCTAATGCCATAGTAGTTACTGACCCCGCATTTTCAACCAATGGCAACAACTCCAACGCAACCATTCAGCACTTCGAAATCGATGGCAGCAGAGATGCTGGTGCAATTGATCACGGCTTCGGTAGCGGGATCAGCGTATGGTGGAAATGGAGAGCTCCATTCACAGGTAATACCACCATCTCAGCATCAGGCCCTCAAGGTGTAGGTGTCGCAGTCTATAAAGGCTGGCCGCTCACAGCAGGAGGTACCAAGTCTGAAGGGCCATGGATTGCTGTCACGGAAGAATCCACTGCGGGCGACACCAAGAGCTTTGAGGCAAAGAAAGGAACAATCTATTACATCGTGGTAGACTCAACTAATCCTGGAGACATCACTCTTACCAATACGCCATCCGTCTCCCTACTTTCTATCAATACAGTAGGTAACGGATCACTAAGCCAGTCTCTCAGCGCACCGCAATACTACACTGGCGACATTGTGGAATTCACACCATCTGCCGCTCCTGGCTGGAGCTTTGCCGGATGGCAGGGAATTGACTCCGTAGACACCACAACAGGCGTTGCATCAGTCACCATGGCTACCGACCGCACGGTGACAGCAGTCTTTGAACAGACTCTTGACGCATGGAAAGAACTCCACTTCGGCTCTGAGCTTGCTGCTTCTATCAACAACTACGATGACCCAGACAAGGACGGACTGACTAACCTTCAGGAATACCTACATGGTTCTGATCCACTGAATGCATCAGACAACGGCAAAGTGGAGTCCCATCTCACTGACGACTGCCTCTGCATCATCTACTGGAAGAACATCGGCGCAGTTAGCCCACTCAACATCGTGCCCGAGCATAGCTCAAACATGAGTGACTGGCTTTCCGAAGGAATCACCGAGGAGGTTCTCGAGTCTACCTCTCAAAGGGTGAAAATCAAAGCGATGCTTCCTATGGAAGAGGGAGAAAATGGCTTCATACGACTTAATTACGTTGAATAG
- a CDS encoding phosphoribosylanthranilate isomerase, translating to MSLQKSFLDPATTSLKVCGVTTPADAHKLVELRVPALGINFWPNSKRYISPDLATPFLKELAGDIVRVGVFVNADPELPLRLLESGVIDIAQFHGDEEPDYTVPFRDAQLPFIKAVGVKSSDSLTHIADYGATAILLDAHAPGVYGGTGDAFDWNLAKKVIADYPQLPVLLAGGITTINAESAVHDVRPAALDVASGSESEPGVKDFDKVQALQSAILRAR from the coding sequence ATGAGCCTCCAGAAATCTTTTTTAGACCCTGCCACCACTTCACTTAAAGTTTGCGGTGTGACGACCCCAGCAGACGCGCATAAACTTGTCGAACTGAGAGTACCTGCCCTTGGGATCAATTTCTGGCCAAACTCCAAACGCTACATCTCGCCTGATCTCGCTACCCCCTTTCTCAAGGAACTAGCTGGTGACATTGTCCGCGTCGGAGTATTTGTAAACGCCGATCCCGAGCTTCCACTCCGCTTGCTGGAAAGTGGCGTCATTGACATCGCGCAGTTTCATGGCGACGAGGAGCCTGACTACACCGTGCCATTCAGGGACGCGCAACTCCCCTTCATCAAAGCCGTGGGTGTCAAAAGTTCTGACTCCCTCACCCACATCGCTGACTACGGCGCCACCGCCATCCTACTGGACGCACACGCTCCTGGCGTCTACGGAGGAACAGGTGATGCCTTTGACTGGAACCTAGCTAAAAAGGTCATCGCAGATTATCCGCAGCTTCCTGTGCTACTCGCAGGTGGCATCACCACAATCAATGCAGAGTCCGCCGTCCATGATGTCCGACCAGCTGCGCTGGATGTCGCATCTGGATCTGAATCGGAACCTGGCGTGAAAGACTTCGATAAAGTCCAAGCTCTACAGAGCGCCATCCTGCGCGCACGCTAA